The sequence TCGATCGTCGCCTGCAGCGAGGTCAGCTCCGAGCCGAGCGCGTCGACGACGTCGCTGCGGTCGTGCTCCTTGCCGCCGTGCCGGTAGCGGCGGCCGTGCAGCAGGACCGTGGGCTCGAGCTGGGAGAAGCGGGCGAGTGCGGCCGAGGCGGCGTAGTCCATCCCGCAGACCGCCCAGACGGCCCCGAGGCTGGCGGAGGCGAGCATGCCCACGACCGTCTCGGGGGCGTTGGGCAGGAATCCGACCACGCGGTCACCGGGCCGGACGCCGAGCTCGCGCAGCGTCGCAGCGAGTCCGGCGACCTGCTGGCGCAGCTCGCCCCAGGTGAGCTGCCGCACCGCATCGGGATCCTCGGTCAGGCCGAGCACCGCCACCTCGCCCGCGGGGCGGTTGCGCAGCGCGGTGGCCGCGTAGTTCACCGTCGCGTCGGGGTACCACTCCGCCCCCGGCATCTGCTCCGCGGCGAGTGCCGTCCCGGCGAGGTCGAGGTCGAGGAACGCGGCCACGGCCTGCCAGAAGGCCTCCAGGTCCTCCACCGACCACTGCCAGAGCGCGTCGTAGGTGGCCAGGTCGTCACCATCGGCGACGAGGGTGCGGCCGGTGCGCTGCTCGGCGAGCCGGGCGAACTCCTCGATGCGGTACGGACGGTGACGGTCGTCGACGGGCGGGACCCAATCCGGTGCAGCCATGGGCCCGACCCTAGCCGCGCCGGTTCAGAGGTCCGCGAGGGCGGCCTGCGCCGCGTGGAAGCCGCACATGCCGTGGACGCCGGGGCCCGGCGGCGTGGCCGAGGAGGCGAGGTAGAGCCTCCGCTCGGCCAGCCGGTAGGGGTGGAGGGCCGGGCGGGGCCGCAGCAGCAGTTGGGGGAACCCGTTGGCGCCCGCGCCGATGTCGCCGCCGCGGTAGTTGGGGTTGTACGCCGCCATCTGCATGGCCGTGCGCGAGTGCGTGGACACGATCAGGTCCCGGAACCCCGGAGCGAACCGCTCCACCTGTGCGGTGACGGCCTCGGTGGCGTCGCCGTCGTAGCCGTGCGGCACGTGGGCGTAGGCGTAGAACGGATGCAGGTCGCCCACGGAGCGCGACGGGTCGGCGACGTACTGCTGGCCGACGAGCAGGAACGGTCGCTCGGGCATCTCGCCGCGTGCGGTGGCTGCCTCGGCGGCCACGATCTCCTCCCACGAGCCGCCGACGTGGACGGTCCCTGCCCGTGCGCACTCGGGGTTGGTCCAGGGCACCTCGCCCCGGATCGCGTAGTCGACCTTGTGGACCGCCGGCCCGTACCGGTAGCGCTGCAGGGCACGACGGATGCGGGGTGCCACGGCGTCACCGGCGATCCGGAGGGCGTCGGTCGGGTTGGTGTCGAGGAGTACGACGTCCGGACGCGCCCCGACGAGCTCGTCCACCTCGCCCAGGGAGGAGACCGGCGTGCTGGTGCGGACGGTGCCACCGTGTGACTCCAGCACCCCGACCATCGCGGTCGTGATCGCCTGGCTGCCGCCCCGGGCGACCGGCCAGCCGACCGCGTGGCCGGCGGCGGTCAGCAGCAGCCCGACCGCGCCACTCATCGGACCGTCCAGCCGACCGAAGACGTGGGCGGCCGAACCGCCGTAGAGGGCACGGGCCGCGTCGCCGTCGAAGCGACGGGCCAGCCTCGTGGCGGACTGGAACGCGCTCGTCCCGAACCGGGCGAGGGTGAGCGGGTGGCGCGGCCTGCCGACGACCGGTCGGAAGAGGTCCTCGACGAGGTCGTCGAACCCGGTCGCGAGGTGCCCGAAGGTGCGCCGCCAGCGTGGCCGGTCGACGGTGTCGAGGGAGTCCAGGGTCCGGTCCATGTCGCGCGACAGCACCCCGGCCGGTCCGTCGTCGAGCGGATGGGCCAGGTCGACCTCGGGCCATGCCCAGTCCAACCCGTGGTCGGTGAGACCGAGTGAGGCGAGGAACGGCGATGCCACGCCCATCGGGTGGGCGAAGGAACACTCGTCGTGCAGGAGCCCGGGCTCGGTCAGCTCCGTGGTCCGGGTGCCACCACCCGGGCGGTCCGCTGCCTCGAGGACGGTGACCGCGACGCCGGCCTGCGAGAGACGGATGGCAGCGGCGAGTCCGTTGGGGCCGCTGCCGACGACGACGGCGGTCGTCATGTGCGCCGCACGGTGCCGTTGCCGGTGACCATGCCGGTGACGGTACCGGCCGGTGGAGGCGCCGAGAACGGAAGAACCCTTCCTGACCGGGTCGGGAAGGGTTCTTCGGATCGGTCGGGCTGACAGGATTTGAACCTGCGACCCCGTGACCCCCAGTCACGTGCGCTACCAAACTGCGCCACAGCCCGAAAGCTCCGTGCGGGATCGCCGTCCGGAGCCGGGTGAACAGTACCGCAGCGCGACGAGCGCCCCCGAATCGGCCCGCCGGTGTCATCGGAAGTCGCGGGAGCGTTGCTGTTGCAGCGTGCCACTGGCACCGGTCACCACCGACTCGATGGGGTCGACGCGGTCGGCGACCAGGTTCACGACCCCCTCCTCGCGCTCGAGCTTGCCGCGGACCACCACCGCGACCCGGTTGCGTGCCGCCTGCCGGTGCACGCTCATCACGCCGACCGAGCAGACGACGTTGAGCATGCCGGTCTCGTCCTCGACGTTGAGGAAGGTGATCCCCATGGCGGTGCCCGGTCGCTGGCGATGGGTGACCATGCCGGCCACCCGCACCCGCTTGCCGGCCTCGGTGTGCTGCAGGTCCGCCACCGAGAGCACGCCTGCGGTGGCCAGGTCCTCGCGGAGGTGCTCCATGGGGTGGACTTCCGGGGAGATGTTCGTGGCCCAGAGGTCGGCCAGGGTCAGCTGCTCCCCGCTCAGGCCGGGGAGCTCCGGGGAGGCCGGGCGCGGCGTGCTGCCCGGCAGCTGGGCGTCGGTCTCGGCGTACCCGGCCATCCACAGCGCACTGCGCCGGTCGAGGCCGAACCCGTCGAAGGCCCCGGCGGTGGCCAGTGCCTCGAGGTGGGTGCTGGTGAGGCCGACGCGGCGGGAGAGGTCGGTGATGTCGACGTACGCCGCGACCTCTCGTTCAGCCACGATGCGCTCGGCGAGGTCGGTGCCGATGCCGCGCACCGAGTCCAGGCCGAGCCGCACCGAGGTGCCGGCATCCTCCAGGTCGGCCTGCGCCTGCGAGTGCACGATGCAGGGACGACGTACCGCCACGCCGTGGCGGCGGGCGTCCGCGACGAGTGACTGCGGCGAGTAGAAGCCCATCGGCTGGTTGCGCAACAGTCCGGCCAGGAACGCTGCCGGGTGGTGCAGCTTGACCCACGAGGAGGCGTAGACCAGCAGCGCGAAGCTCAGGGCGTGGGACTCGGCGAAGCCGAAGTTCGCGAACGAGAGGATCTGGGTGTAGATCGCGTCCGCCTGCTCCCCCACCAGCCCCCGCCGCGCCATGCCGGCGTAGAGCGACTCCTTGATCCGCTCGATGCGCTCGATGCCGCGCTTGGACCCCATGGCGCGACGCAGCAGGTCGGCCTCGTCGTGGGTGCAGTCGCCCAGCGTCACCGCCATCGCCATCAGCTGCTCCTGGAACAGCGGCACCCCCAGCGTGCGTCCGAGGACGGGCTCCAGCGACGGGTGGGCGTAGGTGACCGGGTCCTTGCCGGTGGCGCGACGGATGTAGGGGTGGACGGCCCCACCCTGGATCGGTCCGGGACGGATCAGGGCGATCTCGATGGCCAGGTCGTAGAAGCAGCGGGGCTTCAGCCGCGGCAGGGTGCCGATCTGGGCCCGACTCTCCACCTGGAAGACACCGATGGAGTCGGCGCGACACAGCATGTCGTAGACCGCTGCCTCCTCCTTGGGGATCGTCTCCAGGGTCCACTGCTGTCCCTTGTGCTGCGCCACGAGTCGCAGGCTGTGGTCCAGTGCGCCGAGCATGCCCAGGCCGAGCAGGTCGAACTTGACCAGCCCCATCGACTCGCAGCCGTCCTTGTCCCACTGCAGCACGGTGCGACGATCCATGCGC comes from Nocardioides panacisoli and encodes:
- a CDS encoding phytoene desaturase family protein, whose product is MTTAVVVGSGPNGLAAAIRLSQAGVAVTVLEAADRPGGGTRTTELTEPGLLHDECSFAHPMGVASPFLASLGLTDHGLDWAWPEVDLAHPLDDGPAGVLSRDMDRTLDSLDTVDRPRWRRTFGHLATGFDDLVEDLFRPVVGRPRHPLTLARFGTSAFQSATRLARRFDGDAARALYGGSAAHVFGRLDGPMSGAVGLLLTAAGHAVGWPVARGGSQAITTAMVGVLESHGGTVRTSTPVSSLGEVDELVGARPDVVLLDTNPTDALRIAGDAVAPRIRRALQRYRYGPAVHKVDYAIRGEVPWTNPECARAGTVHVGGSWEEIVAAEAATARGEMPERPFLLVGQQYVADPSRSVGDLHPFYAYAHVPHGYDGDATEAVTAQVERFAPGFRDLIVSTHSRTAMQMAAYNPNYRGGDIGAGANGFPQLLLRPRPALHPYRLAERRLYLASSATPPGPGVHGMCGFHAAQAALADL